Proteins encoded within one genomic window of Tidjanibacter massiliensis:
- a CDS encoding nucleoside phosphorylase, whose protein sequence is MRTIPPSELLVNDDGSVYHLHLRPEDLADTVILVGDPGRVAMVAAHFDTRDKEVSNREFHTITGTCKGKRLTVISTGIGTDNIDIVMTELDALANIDFKTRHIHNTLKRLTLLRLGTSGGLQPDLPIGTLVFSRTSIGLDGLLNFYKGRSEVCNHDMERRFVQETGWDDRLAAPYAVDADRELFDLFRNDTTEGITLSAPGFYAPQGRWIRLEPADTDLFNRIISFTYEGRRVTNCEMESSGIAGMAAMMGHRAGTICTIIAQRTSYQSDTDYAPYIEHMIRLALDRLVSL, encoded by the coding sequence ATGAGAACAATTCCCCCTTCCGAACTGCTGGTAAACGACGACGGCTCCGTGTACCATCTCCATTTACGGCCTGAAGACCTGGCCGATACGGTCATCCTCGTAGGCGACCCCGGCCGGGTGGCCATGGTGGCCGCCCATTTCGACACACGCGACAAAGAGGTCTCCAACCGCGAATTCCACACCATAACGGGAACCTGCAAAGGCAAACGACTGACCGTGATATCCACCGGCATCGGGACCGACAACATCGATATCGTCATGACCGAACTCGACGCGTTGGCCAACATAGACTTCAAAACGCGGCACATCCACAACACGCTGAAAAGGCTCACCCTCCTCCGCCTGGGAACATCCGGCGGACTGCAGCCCGACCTGCCCATCGGGACGCTCGTCTTTTCACGCACCTCCATCGGTCTGGACGGCCTGCTGAACTTCTACAAGGGACGCAGCGAGGTATGCAACCACGACATGGAACGGCGTTTCGTGCAGGAAACGGGCTGGGACGACCGGCTGGCAGCGCCCTATGCGGTCGATGCCGACCGGGAACTTTTCGACCTGTTCAGAAACGACACGACGGAGGGAATCACCCTATCCGCCCCCGGCTTCTACGCTCCGCAGGGACGCTGGATACGGCTCGAACCGGCCGACACCGACCTGTTCAACCGGATAATCTCCTTCACTTACGAAGGCCGCCGCGTAACCAACTGCGAAATGGAGAGTTCCGGCATTGCCGGCATGGCTGCAATGATGGGCCATCGGGCTGGCACCATCTGCACCATCATCGCACAGCGTACCTCCTATCAGTCCGATACCGACTATGCGCCTTACATCGAACACATGATACGGCTCGCGCTCGACCGGCTCGTTTCGCTTTAA
- the nadB gene encoding L-aspartate oxidase, which translates to MNLETDYLVIGSGAAGLSFALKAAEHSHVIVVTKGEMNECNTNYAQGGICCVTYEPDTFQKHIDDTMVCGGGICDMQAVELVVTRAPQLMKDLVQWGTRFDKTREGRYELAREGGHSEYRILHHKDETGAEIERTLISQVKSHRNIEVLEYHFAIDLLTQHHLGQLVTRHTEGIECYGAYVMDLKRGRIKTILSRVTVIATGGVGNVYNVTTNPGVATGDGIAMAHRAKAVIENMEFIQFHPTALYNPGERPSFLISEALRGFGAILKTQDGKEFMQKYHPMGSLAPRDVVARSIDNEMKVRGDDYVFLDITHRDPKETVSHFPNIYRKCLSIGIDITKEMIPVAPAAHYCCGGVKVDLNGETSIRRLYALGETSCTGLHGANRLASNSLTEAVVYADQAARHSAAHLHEYGLQKGIPAWNADGTTATEEMVLITQNAKEMQQIMSNYVGIVRSNLRLERALRRLEIIFKENEELYLKSTPTKELCELRNMIDVGYLIIKQAQAMKRSIGLHYSLDYPIEQPVEAALRKSSSEF; encoded by the coding sequence ATGAACCTCGAAACGGATTATCTGGTGATAGGCAGCGGTGCTGCCGGCCTGAGCTTCGCCCTGAAGGCGGCGGAGCACTCCCATGTGATTGTCGTCACCAAAGGGGAGATGAACGAATGCAATACGAACTATGCGCAAGGGGGCATCTGCTGCGTGACCTACGAGCCGGACACGTTCCAGAAGCACATAGACGATACGATGGTGTGCGGCGGGGGTATCTGCGACATGCAGGCGGTGGAGCTGGTCGTGACGCGCGCTCCGCAGCTGATGAAGGACCTCGTGCAGTGGGGGACGCGGTTCGACAAAACCCGGGAGGGGAGATACGAGCTCGCCCGCGAAGGGGGGCATTCGGAGTACCGTATTCTGCATCACAAGGACGAGACGGGGGCCGAAATCGAACGGACGCTCATCTCGCAGGTCAAGAGCCACCGCAACATCGAAGTGCTCGAATATCATTTCGCCATAGATTTGCTCACGCAGCACCATCTGGGGCAGCTCGTGACGCGGCATACGGAAGGTATCGAGTGTTACGGTGCCTACGTGATGGACCTGAAGAGAGGGCGTATCAAGACCATTCTTTCCAGGGTGACGGTCATCGCCACCGGCGGCGTGGGGAATGTCTATAACGTGACGACCAATCCGGGGGTGGCGACGGGCGACGGCATCGCCATGGCGCACCGGGCCAAGGCCGTGATTGAAAACATGGAGTTCATCCAGTTCCACCCCACGGCCCTGTACAATCCCGGCGAACGCCCCTCGTTCCTCATCTCCGAGGCGCTGCGGGGTTTCGGGGCTATCCTCAAGACGCAGGACGGCAAGGAGTTCATGCAGAAATACCATCCGATGGGGTCGCTCGCTCCGCGCGACGTGGTGGCCCGCAGTATCGACAACGAGATGAAGGTGCGAGGCGACGACTATGTCTTTCTGGACATCACGCACCGCGACCCGAAGGAGACCGTCAGCCATTTCCCGAATATTTACCGGAAATGCCTTTCCATCGGTATCGACATCACCAAGGAGATGATACCGGTGGCCCCGGCGGCGCACTACTGCTGCGGCGGGGTGAAGGTGGACCTGAACGGGGAGACCTCCATCAGGCGGCTCTATGCGTTGGGCGAAACTTCGTGTACGGGGCTTCACGGCGCCAATCGCCTCGCCTCCAATTCGCTGACGGAGGCGGTGGTCTATGCCGACCAGGCGGCGCGGCACAGTGCCGCCCATCTGCACGAATACGGCCTGCAGAAGGGTATCCCGGCATGGAATGCCGACGGAACGACGGCGACCGAGGAGATGGTGCTCATTACCCAGAACGCGAAGGAGATGCAGCAGATAATGAGTAATTACGTGGGCATCGTCCGTTCCAACCTCCGGCTGGAGCGTGCGTTGCGCAGGCTGGAAATCATATTCAAGGAGAACGAGGAGCTCTACCTCAAATCGACGCCTACCAAGGAGCTGTGCGAACTGAGGAACATGATAGACGTGGGCTACCTCATCATCAAGCAGGCGCAGGCCATGAAGCGGAGCATCGGACTGCACTATTCGCTGGACTATCCGATAGAGCAGCCCGTCGAGGCGGCCCTGCGTAAAAGCTCCTCCGAGTTTTAA
- a CDS encoding peptide chain release factor 3, whose amino-acid sequence MGLKEEILRRRTFAIISHPDAGKTTLTEKLLLFGGAIHVAGAVKSNKIRKTATSDFMEIERQRGISVATSVMGFEYGGIKVNILDTPGHEDFAEDTYRTLTAVDSVIIVIDGAKGVETQTRKLMNVCRMRKTPVMVFVNKLDRPCRDPFDLLDEIETELKIAVRPLSFPVSSGPAFKGVYNIYDGSFSAFTSNDRQTVSEAVKLSLDSPQLDEYIRPYTRKLRDDLSLVEGVYEPFERELYLAGELAPVFFGSAINNFGVKELLETFIEIAPSPRPSPTETRTVEPTEPKMTGFVFKIHANMDPNHRDRIAFLKICSGTFERNRNYFHVRSGKQMKFSSPNAFMAEKKSIVDFAYPGDIVGLHDTGNFKIGDTFTEGENLKFTGIPSFSPELFRYIENADPQKFKQLAKGIDQLMDEGVAQLFTSRLNGRKIIGTVGALQFEVIQYRLEHEYNALCRYEPIQIYKACWIESDNAEQLADFMKRKHTNMAVDKHGRNVYLADTSYALQLAQEKFPDIRFYFTSEF is encoded by the coding sequence ATGGGATTGAAGGAAGAGATACTCAGGCGCAGGACGTTCGCCATCATCAGCCATCCTGACGCCGGAAAGACCACGCTGACCGAGAAACTGCTCCTTTTCGGAGGGGCGATACATGTCGCCGGCGCGGTCAAGAGCAACAAGATACGCAAGACGGCCACTTCGGACTTCATGGAAATCGAACGCCAGAGGGGCATCTCGGTGGCTACCTCGGTCATGGGATTCGAGTACGGAGGCATCAAGGTGAACATCCTCGATACGCCGGGGCACGAAGACTTCGCGGAGGATACCTACCGAACCCTGACGGCCGTAGACAGTGTCATCATCGTCATCGACGGTGCGAAGGGCGTGGAGACGCAGACGCGCAAACTGATGAACGTATGCCGCATGCGCAAGACGCCGGTGATGGTCTTCGTGAACAAGCTCGACAGGCCGTGCCGCGACCCGTTCGACCTGCTGGACGAGATAGAGACGGAACTCAAAATCGCCGTCCGTCCGCTCTCCTTTCCCGTGAGCAGCGGCCCCGCTTTCAAGGGGGTTTACAACATATACGATGGCAGCTTCTCGGCATTCACCTCCAATGACCGGCAGACTGTGTCTGAGGCTGTCAAGCTTTCGCTCGACAGTCCGCAGCTCGACGAGTATATCCGGCCCTATACCCGGAAACTGCGCGACGACCTGTCGCTGGTGGAGGGGGTGTATGAACCTTTCGAACGGGAACTCTATCTGGCCGGCGAACTCGCACCGGTCTTTTTCGGGAGTGCCATCAACAACTTCGGGGTGAAGGAGTTGCTCGAAACCTTCATCGAGATAGCTCCTTCGCCGCGTCCTTCGCCTACCGAGACGCGAACGGTGGAGCCGACCGAGCCCAAGATGACCGGTTTCGTGTTCAAGATACACGCCAACATGGACCCGAACCACCGCGACCGTATCGCTTTCCTGAAGATATGTTCCGGGACGTTCGAGCGCAACAGGAATTACTTCCATGTACGCAGCGGCAAGCAGATGAAATTCTCTTCGCCCAATGCTTTCATGGCCGAAAAGAAATCCATCGTCGATTTCGCCTATCCGGGCGATATCGTGGGATTGCACGATACGGGTAATTTCAAGATAGGAGATACCTTCACGGAAGGGGAGAATCTGAAGTTCACCGGCATTCCTTCCTTTTCGCCGGAGCTGTTCCGTTACATTGAGAATGCCGACCCGCAGAAGTTCAAGCAGCTTGCCAAGGGTATCGACCAGCTTATGGACGAAGGGGTGGCGCAGCTCTTCACGAGCCGGCTGAACGGGCGCAAGATTATTGGAACGGTGGGTGCTTTGCAGTTCGAGGTCATTCAGTATCGGCTGGAGCACGAGTACAACGCGCTGTGCCGTTACGAACCTATTCAGATATACAAGGCATGCTGGATAGAGTCCGACAATGCGGAGCAGTTGGCCGATTTCATGAAACGGAAACATACCAACATGGCGGTGGACAAGCACGGCCGCAATGTCTATCTGGCTGATACGAGCTATGCGCTCCAGCTCGCGCAGGAGAAGTTTCCCGACATTCGGTTCTATTTTACGTCGGAGTTCTGA